The following are from one region of the Sandaracinus amylolyticus genome:
- a CDS encoding HTTM domain-containing protein, translated as MSRLRSRWRAWVTLCAEEERATVLAVVRIGVASVLLVDLLIAARLELVEVLWGPSSAGGFGAMDTLEPSPVLAFRWLGASLGTTRLVYGVAVASALSMVLGTFSRTSTLVLAIALSQLAAILPQADRGIDAVLRNALFVLACSGCGRALSIDAWREHGRWLPDVRVPAWPRRLIVVQLLWMYFSAGLHKSQLTWWPPGDFAALYVVLLDPHFASYDFSSWLAHVYRLTQLGTVATMAFEIGAPLMGLALWYRRTAHRGGRMRAAFAFLRVREVWLAVGIGFHVALIFTLRLGIFPWGMLALYPAFLTPSELDALVARVRAGMRRGARPIRAC; from the coding sequence GCTTCGCTCGCGATGGCGCGCGTGGGTCACGCTCTGCGCCGAAGAGGAGCGCGCGACGGTGCTCGCCGTCGTGCGCATCGGCGTCGCGTCGGTGCTGCTCGTCGATCTGCTGATCGCGGCGCGGCTCGAGCTCGTCGAGGTGCTGTGGGGCCCCTCGAGCGCCGGGGGCTTCGGCGCGATGGACACGCTCGAGCCCTCGCCGGTGCTCGCGTTCCGGTGGCTCGGCGCGAGCCTCGGGACGACGCGCCTCGTGTACGGCGTCGCGGTCGCGAGCGCGCTCTCGATGGTGCTCGGAACCTTCAGTCGCACCAGCACGCTGGTCCTCGCGATCGCGCTCTCGCAGCTCGCTGCGATCCTCCCCCAGGCCGATCGCGGGATCGACGCGGTGCTGCGCAACGCGCTCTTCGTCCTCGCGTGCAGCGGGTGCGGGCGTGCGCTCTCGATCGATGCGTGGCGCGAGCACGGACGATGGCTGCCCGACGTGCGTGTGCCCGCGTGGCCGCGGCGGCTGATCGTGGTGCAGCTCTTGTGGATGTACTTCAGCGCGGGGCTGCACAAGTCGCAGCTCACGTGGTGGCCACCGGGCGACTTCGCGGCGCTCTACGTGGTGCTGCTCGATCCGCACTTCGCGTCGTACGACTTCTCGTCGTGGCTCGCGCACGTCTATCGGCTGACGCAGCTCGGCACCGTGGCGACGATGGCGTTCGAGATCGGCGCGCCGCTGATGGGGCTCGCGCTCTGGTATCGGCGCACTGCGCATCGCGGCGGGCGGATGCGCGCGGCGTTCGCGTTCCTGCGGGTGCGCGAGGTGTGGCTCGCCGTCGGCATCGGCTTCCACGTCGCGCTGATCTTCACGCTGCGGCTCGGGATCTTCCCTTGGGGGATGCTCGCGCTCTATCCCGCGTTCCTCACGCCGAGCGAGCTCGATGCGCTCGTGGCACGCGTGAGAGCGGGGATGCGGCGCGGGGCGCGGCCGATCCGCGCGTGCTAG
- a CDS encoding c-type cytochrome codes for MTRNESTRRCAIALCCITIGVVAIACGGDDGGGDGQQQDGGAGTDAAVAAIDCTGASAETGQAPAMSTCGIASCHNADFAGQRGGTGFAASNLTPDDTGLAEWTTGDIAKATLDGVTPDGDVLCSIMIRYRATGMTEAQACDIAEYLRTLAPIENEVDDTCE; via the coding sequence ATGACTCGGAACGAATCGACGAGGCGCTGCGCCATCGCGCTCTGCTGCATCACGATCGGCGTCGTCGCGATCGCGTGTGGTGGCGACGACGGGGGAGGCGACGGGCAGCAGCAGGACGGCGGAGCGGGCACCGACGCGGCGGTCGCGGCGATCGACTGCACCGGCGCGAGCGCCGAGACGGGGCAGGCGCCCGCGATGAGCACGTGCGGGATCGCGTCCTGCCACAACGCGGACTTCGCGGGACAGCGTGGGGGCACGGGGTTCGCGGCATCGAACCTCACGCCCGACGACACCGGGCTCGCCGAGTGGACGACCGGCGACATCGCGAAGGCGACGCTCGACGGCGTCACGCCCGACGGCGACGTGCTCTGCTCGATCATGATCCGGTATCGCGCCACCGGGATGACCGAGGCACAGGCCTGCGACATCGCCGAGTACCTGCGGACCCTCGCACCGATCGAGAACGAGGTGGACGACACCTGCGAGTGA
- a CDS encoding MFS transporter yields MKGPLGHRAFLIYQGVRLMSVVAIQMMSVAIAWQVYERTEDAMALGMVGLAQFAPLFLLSPITGDVADRFDRRAVIAVCHGVIAVCAALLAWTAAHPELGTAPIYLVLVLFGCARAFAGPAAQALLPALVPPAELAQGIALGSTTFQLATISGPALAGFVIAAGGAPSAYATSAVLEVLAVLSLLAMRYVPERQERRGSGLARLLAGVRYVREHPVILGAISLDLFAVLLGGAVALMPIYARDILHVDERGFGFLRAAPAIGAGVVALVLAFRPLRRRAGLTMFACVGLFGIATIVFGVSRSFPLSLVALAVLGGADMVSVVIRQTVVQITTPPEMRGRVAAVNMVFIGASNELGELESGVTAAWLGTVPAVVIGGVGTLLVTAIWAFLFPQLRDVDRPEDHDVR; encoded by the coding sequence ATGAAGGGCCCGCTCGGACATCGCGCGTTCCTGATCTACCAGGGCGTGCGCCTGATGTCGGTGGTCGCGATCCAGATGATGTCGGTCGCGATCGCGTGGCAGGTCTACGAGCGCACCGAGGACGCGATGGCGCTCGGCATGGTCGGGCTCGCGCAGTTCGCGCCGCTCTTCCTGCTCTCGCCGATCACCGGCGACGTCGCCGATCGTTTCGATCGGCGCGCGGTGATCGCGGTCTGTCACGGCGTGATCGCGGTGTGCGCGGCGCTGCTCGCGTGGACCGCGGCGCACCCCGAGCTCGGCACCGCGCCGATCTACCTCGTGCTCGTGCTCTTCGGGTGCGCCCGCGCGTTCGCGGGGCCCGCGGCGCAGGCGCTGCTGCCCGCGCTGGTGCCACCGGCCGAGCTCGCGCAGGGCATCGCGCTCGGCTCGACCACGTTCCAGCTCGCGACCATCTCCGGCCCGGCGCTCGCGGGCTTCGTCATCGCGGCGGGCGGCGCGCCCAGCGCGTACGCGACGAGCGCCGTGCTCGAGGTGCTCGCCGTGCTCTCGCTGCTCGCGATGCGCTACGTGCCGGAGCGCCAGGAGCGACGCGGATCCGGGCTCGCGCGTTTGCTCGCGGGCGTGCGCTACGTGCGCGAGCACCCCGTGATCCTCGGCGCGATCTCGCTCGATCTCTTCGCGGTGCTGTTGGGCGGCGCGGTCGCGCTGATGCCGATCTACGCGCGCGACATCCTGCACGTCGACGAGCGCGGCTTCGGCTTCCTGCGCGCGGCGCCGGCGATCGGCGCGGGCGTGGTCGCGCTGGTGCTCGCGTTCCGTCCGCTGCGCCGGCGCGCGGGGCTCACGATGTTCGCGTGCGTCGGGCTCTTCGGCATCGCGACGATCGTGTTCGGGGTGTCGCGCAGCTTCCCGCTCTCGCTGGTCGCGCTCGCGGTGCTCGGCGGCGCCGACATGGTCAGCGTGGTGATCCGCCAGACCGTCGTGCAGATCACCACGCCACCCGAGATGCGCGGCCGCGTCGCGGCGGTGAACATGGTGTTCATCGGCGCCTCGAACGAGCTCGGCGAGCTCGAGAGCGGCGTGACCGCGGCGTGGCTCGGCACCGTGCCCGCGGTCGTGATCGGCGGCGTCGGCACGCTGCTCGTCACGGCGATCTGGGCGTTCCTCTTCCCGCAGCTCCGCGACGTCGATCGCCCCGAGGATCACGACGTGCGCTGA
- a CDS encoding MFS transporter has protein sequence MSPKDERRIILLLAAVQFVNILDFMLVMPLGPDFARDLGIPLSQLGTIGGAYTLSAAISGFAGAFFLDRFDRRPALALSLLGLAIGTVGGALATGLETLLLARVVAGAFGGPATSVAMSILADVIPAERRGRALGTVMIAFSIASIVGVPVALELAQRGSWHTPFVATGALALIASIASWIVLPSMRTHLAIAQEPALEGFRHLLTRPVTLLSYAMTWVAMMGGFILIPNIASYVQLNLHYPRAQLGLLYGAGGLVSFATTRAIGRLVDRIGSFRVAALGTALIVVVTWIGFVWSPPSMPVMPVFVAFMFASGLRNVSYSTLTSKVPAPEERARFMSLQSMVQHLGSAAGAFLGSQLLAEGADGALLHMDRVAWTAIVLMIATPILMLAVEARVARSERTVAALDAVPAPAASPSDR, from the coding sequence ATGAGCCCGAAGGACGAACGACGCATCATCCTGCTCCTCGCAGCGGTCCAGTTCGTCAACATCCTCGACTTCATGCTCGTGATGCCGCTCGGCCCCGACTTCGCGCGGGACCTCGGCATCCCGCTCTCGCAGCTCGGCACGATCGGCGGCGCGTACACACTCTCCGCCGCGATCTCGGGGTTCGCCGGCGCGTTCTTCCTCGATCGTTTCGATCGCCGTCCCGCGCTCGCGCTCTCGCTGCTCGGCCTCGCGATCGGCACCGTGGGCGGCGCGCTCGCCACCGGCCTCGAGACGCTGCTCCTCGCGCGCGTCGTCGCGGGCGCGTTCGGTGGGCCCGCGACGTCGGTCGCGATGTCGATCCTCGCCGACGTGATCCCCGCCGAGCGTCGCGGCCGCGCGCTCGGCACCGTGATGATCGCGTTCTCGATCGCGTCGATCGTCGGCGTGCCCGTCGCGCTCGAGCTGGCGCAGCGCGGGAGCTGGCACACGCCCTTCGTCGCGACCGGCGCGCTCGCGCTGATCGCGTCGATCGCGTCGTGGATCGTCCTGCCCTCGATGCGCACGCACCTCGCGATCGCGCAGGAGCCCGCGCTCGAAGGGTTCCGTCACCTCCTCACCCGCCCGGTCACGCTGCTCTCGTACGCGATGACGTGGGTCGCGATGATGGGCGGCTTCATCCTCATCCCGAACATCGCGTCGTACGTGCAGCTCAACCTGCACTATCCGCGCGCGCAGCTCGGTCTGCTCTACGGCGCCGGAGGGCTCGTCAGCTTCGCGACCACGCGCGCGATCGGCCGGCTCGTCGATCGCATCGGATCGTTCCGCGTCGCCGCGCTCGGCACCGCGCTGATCGTGGTGGTCACGTGGATCGGCTTCGTGTGGTCGCCGCCCTCGATGCCCGTCATGCCGGTGTTCGTCGCGTTCATGTTCGCGAGCGGGCTGCGCAACGTCAGCTACAGCACGCTCACCTCGAAGGTGCCTGCGCCCGAGGAGCGAGCGCGCTTCATGTCGCTGCAGTCGATGGTCCAGCACCTCGGCTCCGCGGCCGGCGCGTTCCTCGGCTCGCAGCTCCTCGCGGAGGGCGCCGACGGCGCGCTGCTCCACATGGATCGCGTCGCGTGGACCGCGATCGTCCTGATGATCGCGACGCCGATCCTGATGCTCGCGGTCGAGGCGCGCGTCGCGCGCAGCGAGCGCACCGTCGCCGCGCTCGACGCCGTGCCGGCCCCCGCCGCGTCGCCCTCCGATCGATGA
- a CDS encoding methyltransferase family protein — protein sequence MRASDTNEVAHRDRAELALDAVLGVSVWIWAAGLFLHEDGPPLVVRASVALLNGGVGALFLWRGPARTHGATGALLSAVPSIALGGIALRVAPSEWPVASIVLFVASTLGALASLLTLGRSFSILPARREVVGRGPYRVVRHPAYACELVMVIAAGASRAWWIGLGLGVLVLLTLVPRIRAEEALLAHDEAWSAYAARTRHRLVPGVW from the coding sequence ATGCGCGCCTCGGACACGAACGAAGTCGCCCACCGGGACCGCGCCGAGCTCGCGCTCGACGCGGTCCTCGGCGTTTCCGTCTGGATCTGGGCCGCCGGTCTCTTCCTCCACGAAGACGGCCCGCCGCTCGTCGTGCGCGCCTCGGTCGCGCTGCTCAACGGCGGCGTCGGCGCGCTCTTCCTCTGGCGCGGCCCCGCGCGCACCCACGGCGCGACCGGCGCGTTGCTCTCGGCCGTCCCTTCGATCGCGCTCGGCGGCATCGCGCTGCGCGTCGCGCCGAGCGAGTGGCCCGTCGCGAGCATCGTGCTCTTCGTCGCGTCGACGCTCGGCGCGCTCGCATCGCTGCTGACGCTCGGTCGCTCGTTCTCGATCCTCCCCGCGCGCCGCGAGGTCGTCGGTCGTGGGCCCTATCGCGTGGTGCGACACCCCGCGTACGCGTGCGAGCTCGTCATGGTGATCGCGGCGGGCGCGTCGCGCGCGTGGTGGATCGGCCTCGGGCTCGGCGTGCTCGTGCTGCTGACGCTGGTGCCGCGCATCCGCGCCGAGGAAGCGTTGCTCGCACACGACGAGGCGTGGAGCGCGTACGCCGCGCGCACCCGGCATCGCCTCGTGCCCGGCGTGTGGTGA
- a CDS encoding SPW repeat domain-containing protein has translation MSEHEHEESRRAARRSVTRSDESTLGSARRRRIREEQHARTLWASYALLLVGVWLMIAPLAFGEEVLVDTARASWLSSSARATIARWNEVLCGAVLTLAAWRMLEPHRAIARRIVLAVGVWLSLSPVVLAAPSASIYANDTLIGMLVVALGALVPGAIDEGIFAKSSAAAVPPGWSYDPSSWPQRVVTIVLALAAFLVARSLAAFQLGYDERAWEPFFVRQTESATDAAASSPWMISDAALAAFVFTFVMLVAFVSGPARWRTAPWVVVLQGVLVIPLGLAHVAITLVHSVTSEGWSTPRLVSAALALVMIALVGDEVIAAFQHLARVRAGAIEEPLREGRDDARTPDLAEVRERPSEVVKASLWGASATWNLLASVLLGALVMMLPALIGLDGAAADALHVGGALAIVFALIATGEVFRAVRYANVVVGAVIAILPIVLGVHATDARILGIALGVGVALLALPRTGPVERYGAWDRFVV, from the coding sequence ATGTCGGAGCACGAGCACGAGGAGTCACGCCGCGCCGCGAGGCGCAGCGTCACACGGTCGGACGAGAGCACGCTCGGGAGCGCGCGTCGTCGTCGCATCCGCGAGGAGCAGCACGCGCGCACGCTGTGGGCGAGCTACGCACTGCTCCTGGTGGGTGTCTGGCTGATGATCGCGCCGCTCGCGTTCGGGGAAGAGGTGCTGGTCGACACGGCGCGCGCGTCGTGGCTGTCGAGCAGTGCCCGCGCGACGATCGCGCGCTGGAACGAGGTGCTCTGCGGCGCGGTGCTCACGCTGGCGGCGTGGCGCATGCTCGAGCCGCACCGGGCGATCGCGCGCCGCATCGTGCTCGCGGTCGGTGTGTGGCTGAGCCTCTCGCCGGTGGTGCTCGCCGCGCCCAGCGCGAGCATCTACGCGAACGACACGCTGATCGGGATGCTCGTCGTCGCGCTCGGGGCGCTCGTGCCCGGCGCGATCGACGAGGGCATCTTCGCGAAGAGCAGCGCGGCCGCGGTCCCTCCCGGGTGGTCCTACGATCCCTCGAGCTGGCCGCAGCGCGTGGTGACGATCGTGCTCGCGCTCGCGGCGTTCCTCGTCGCGCGCTCGCTCGCGGCGTTCCAGCTCGGCTACGACGAGCGCGCGTGGGAGCCGTTCTTCGTGCGCCAGACCGAGAGCGCGACCGACGCCGCGGCATCGAGCCCGTGGATGATCTCCGACGCGGCGCTCGCCGCCTTCGTCTTCACGTTCGTGATGCTCGTCGCGTTCGTCTCGGGCCCTGCGCGCTGGCGCACCGCGCCCTGGGTCGTCGTGCTCCAGGGCGTGCTCGTGATCCCGCTCGGGCTCGCGCACGTCGCGATCACGCTCGTGCACTCGGTCACGAGCGAAGGGTGGAGCACGCCGCGGCTGGTGTCGGCGGCGCTCGCGCTGGTGATGATCGCGCTGGTCGGCGACGAGGTGATCGCCGCGTTCCAGCACCTGGCGCGCGTCCGCGCCGGCGCGATCGAGGAGCCGCTGCGCGAAGGTCGCGACGACGCGCGCACGCCCGATCTCGCCGAGGTGCGCGAGCGGCCGAGCGAGGTGGTGAAGGCCTCGCTGTGGGGCGCGAGCGCGACGTGGAACCTGCTCGCGTCGGTGCTCCTCGGCGCGCTGGTGATGATGCTGCCCGCGCTGATCGGCCTCGACGGCGCCGCGGCCGACGCGCTCCACGTCGGCGGTGCGCTCGCGATCGTGTTCGCGCTGATCGCGACCGGCGAGGTGTTCCGCGCGGTGCGCTACGCGAACGTCGTGGTCGGCGCCGTGATCGCGATCCTCCCGATCGTGCTCGGCGTGCACGCGACCGACGCGCGCATCCTCGGCATCGCGCTGGGCGTCGGCGTCGCGCTGCTCGCACTTCCGCGCACCGGCCCCGTCGAGCGATACGGCGCCTGGGACCGTTTCGTCGTGTGA
- a CDS encoding putative sensor domain DACNV-containing protein has product MTEIFHYPDDLEALVASQWPADLPLDPLAESRRALLEVAYHASMLREEGRPVRVRVVLARQPEREAEALPVVGPLVLRLDRTRPFHVDELRRIAVAAPFETAVVAVEPDARGELRIWGIMTTGAQWLAPTWGGRTRAVVMLPKTMVHVRGPARISVHAGDHFVAGLEGGRLVTLRTDVFSSRWMPALFESVRNELVQQHAAERAPDWPALDESLVKSISQQMVRRALWLMREAHHGGTILFTEPDSHGEALFSTLFRAKYRFAREPARARYRALLRVITSELARARGNGARAITADDFIEHSHDLAEVESAVFELSRTLASLSAVDGAVVLSKRFELLAFGVEVAPPHGRVVHDGLRVYRALDTEGEVTIEDDEENVGTRHRAAYRFVQAHPSGLAIVASQDGTIRFVACHDGRVTYYEQHVAG; this is encoded by the coding sequence GTGACCGAGATCTTCCACTACCCCGACGATCTCGAAGCGCTGGTGGCGTCGCAGTGGCCCGCGGATCTGCCGCTCGATCCGCTCGCCGAATCCCGCCGCGCGTTGCTCGAGGTCGCATACCACGCATCGATGTTGCGCGAGGAAGGACGCCCCGTGAGGGTGCGCGTCGTGCTCGCGCGCCAGCCCGAGCGCGAGGCGGAGGCGCTGCCGGTGGTGGGCCCGCTGGTGCTGCGCCTCGATCGAACGCGCCCGTTCCACGTCGACGAGCTCCGCCGCATCGCGGTCGCCGCGCCGTTCGAGACGGCGGTCGTCGCGGTCGAGCCCGACGCGCGCGGCGAGCTGCGCATCTGGGGGATCATGACGACCGGCGCGCAGTGGCTCGCGCCCACGTGGGGCGGTCGGACGCGCGCGGTCGTGATGCTGCCGAAGACCATGGTGCACGTGCGAGGCCCGGCGCGCATCTCGGTGCACGCAGGCGATCACTTCGTCGCGGGCCTCGAGGGAGGACGCCTCGTCACGCTGCGCACCGACGTGTTCTCGTCGCGATGGATGCCCGCGCTCTTCGAGAGCGTGCGCAACGAGCTGGTGCAACAGCACGCCGCGGAGCGAGCGCCCGACTGGCCCGCGCTCGACGAGTCGCTGGTGAAGTCGATCTCGCAGCAGATGGTGCGCCGCGCGCTCTGGCTGATGCGCGAGGCGCATCACGGCGGGACGATCCTCTTCACCGAGCCCGACTCGCACGGCGAGGCGCTCTTCTCGACGCTCTTCCGCGCGAAGTACCGGTTCGCGCGCGAGCCTGCGCGCGCCCGCTACCGCGCGCTGCTGCGCGTGATCACGTCGGAGCTCGCGCGGGCCCGCGGCAACGGCGCGCGGGCGATCACCGCCGACGACTTCATCGAGCACTCGCACGATCTCGCGGAGGTCGAGTCCGCGGTGTTCGAGCTCTCGCGCACGCTCGCGTCGCTCTCCGCGGTCGACGGTGCGGTCGTGCTCTCGAAGCGCTTCGAGCTGCTCGCGTTCGGCGTGGAGGTCGCGCCGCCGCACGGGCGCGTCGTGCACGACGGCCTCCGCGTCTATCGCGCGCTCGACACCGAAGGCGAGGTGACGATCGAGGACGACGAGGAGAACGTCGGCACGCGCCATCGCGCGGCGTATCGCTTCGTGCAGGCGCACCCGAGCGGGCTCGCGATCGTCGCGTCGCAGGACGGGACGATCCGCTTCGTCGCCTGCCACGACGGCCGCGTCACCTACTACGAGCAACACGTCGCCGGGTGA
- a CDS encoding peptidoglycan-binding domain-containing protein: MGTKIVKRGMRGDDVRELQTKLHRLGFDVKADGIFGEETERAVHQLQTLFGYTVDGLVGEGTKKLIDAQIEYGWNVKLPNAQELALRAQGKLPGTTGGAGAEARHYPEETPRSPTIPDARHTAVPTSSTSTIGGGAPRPPSKR, encoded by the coding sequence ATGGGCACGAAGATCGTGAAGCGCGGGATGCGCGGCGACGACGTCCGCGAGCTGCAGACGAAGCTGCATCGGCTCGGCTTCGACGTGAAGGCCGACGGCATCTTCGGCGAGGAGACCGAGCGCGCCGTGCATCAGCTCCAGACGCTCTTCGGATACACCGTCGACGGGCTCGTCGGCGAGGGCACGAAGAAGCTGATCGACGCGCAGATCGAGTACGGATGGAACGTGAAGCTGCCGAACGCGCAGGAGCTCGCGCTGCGCGCGCAGGGCAAGCTCCCCGGCACGACGGGCGGCGCCGGCGCGGAGGCGCGGCACTATCCCGAGGAGACGCCGCGCTCGCCGACGATCCCCGACGCGCGGCACACCGCGGTGCCGACGAGCTCGACGTCGACGATCGGTGGAGGCGCACCGAGGCCGCCGAGCAAGAGGTAG